One part of the Leclercia sp. LSNIH1 genome encodes these proteins:
- a CDS encoding LacI family DNA-binding transcriptional regulator codes for MSKSTRPTISDVAKAAKTGKTSISRYLNGEKHLLSDALLARIEQAIADLDYRPSLMARGLKRGRTRLIGLILADITNPYSVNVLSGIEAACREKGFTPLVCNTNNELDQELHYLDLLRSYQVEGIVVNAVGMREEGLNRLQQSALPMVLIDRKIPDFACDVVGLDNTQAATTATEHLIEQGFEAILFLSEPLGMVNTRRERLSAFRATLARYTGVIAENVEIPLHEAGQMDSALRQFHTRYRGMRKAVISANGALTLQVARSLKRIGLHWGSDIGLLGFDELEWAELAGVGITTLKQPTWQIGFAAVEQVIRRINGADEAVREQVFSGELIVRGSTAR; via the coding sequence ATGAGCAAATCAACACGGCCCACCATCAGCGATGTGGCGAAAGCCGCAAAAACCGGTAAGACCAGCATCTCCCGTTACCTCAACGGCGAAAAACACCTGCTGTCCGACGCGCTGTTAGCCCGCATTGAACAGGCCATTGCCGATCTCGACTATCGTCCCAGCCTGATGGCCCGGGGACTGAAGCGCGGGCGAACCCGCCTGATCGGGCTTATCCTCGCCGATATTACCAACCCCTACTCTGTTAACGTCCTCAGCGGCATCGAAGCCGCCTGCCGGGAAAAAGGCTTCACCCCGCTGGTGTGTAACACTAACAACGAACTTGACCAGGAGCTGCACTACCTCGATCTTCTGCGCAGCTATCAGGTAGAGGGCATTGTGGTTAACGCCGTGGGAATGCGTGAAGAGGGACTGAACCGCCTGCAACAGTCCGCCCTGCCGATGGTGCTGATTGACCGCAAAATCCCGGATTTCGCCTGTGATGTGGTAGGGCTGGACAACACCCAGGCCGCCACCACCGCCACGGAACACCTGATAGAACAAGGCTTTGAAGCGATTCTGTTCCTGAGCGAACCGCTGGGGATGGTCAACACCCGTCGCGAGCGCCTCAGCGCGTTTCGCGCGACCCTCGCCCGTTATACTGGCGTGATCGCTGAGAACGTCGAAATCCCCCTCCATGAAGCCGGACAGATGGACAGTGCCCTGCGCCAGTTCCATACCCGTTATCGCGGCATGCGCAAGGCAGTCATCTCCGCTAACGGCGCCTTAACGCTACAGGTCGCCCGATCGCTTAAGCGCATCGGCCTGCACTGGGGCAGCGATATCGGTCTGCTGGGCTTTGACGAGCTGGAGTGGGCCGAGCTGGCCGGTGTCGGCATCACCACCCTCAAACAGCCCACCTGGCAGATTGGCTTCGCCGCCGTCGAGCAGGTGATTCGCCGGATCAACGGCGCCGATGAAGCGGTCCGGGAGCAGGTCTTCTCCGGGGAGCTGATCGTGCGCGGTTCCACGGCGCGTTAA
- a CDS encoding OmpA family lipoprotein encodes MKKSALMIAAVVSGALVVSGCTTNPYTGEREAGKSGIGAGLGSLVGAGVGALSSSKKDRGKGALIGAAAGAALGGGVGYYMDVQEAKLRDKMQGTGVSVTRSGDNIILNMPNNVTFDSNSSTLKPAGANTLTGVAMVLKEYEKTAVNVLGYTDSTGSQDLNMRLSQQRADAVASSLITQGVAATRIRTSGMGPANPIASNSTAEGKAQNRRVEITLSPIQ; translated from the coding sequence ATGAAAAAAAGCGCACTTATGATTGCCGCCGTGGTGAGCGGCGCACTGGTTGTTTCAGGCTGCACAACGAACCCTTACACCGGCGAACGCGAAGCGGGTAAATCAGGCATTGGCGCAGGCCTCGGCTCCCTGGTCGGCGCAGGTGTTGGCGCACTCTCCTCCTCGAAAAAAGATCGCGGCAAAGGGGCGCTGATTGGCGCCGCAGCAGGCGCAGCCCTGGGCGGCGGCGTCGGTTATTACATGGACGTGCAGGAAGCGAAGCTGCGCGACAAAATGCAGGGCACCGGCGTGAGCGTAACCCGCAGCGGCGATAACATCATTCTGAACATGCCAAACAACGTCACCTTCGACAGCAACAGCTCAACGCTGAAACCGGCGGGGGCCAATACCCTGACCGGCGTGGCGATGGTGCTCAAGGAGTACGAAAAAACCGCGGTGAACGTGCTGGGCTATACCGACAGCACCGGCAGCCAGGATCTGAACATGCGTCTCTCCCAGCAACGTGCTGACGCGGTGGCCAGCTCGCTGATCACCCAGGGCGTAGCGGCGACCCGTATTCGCACCAGCGGTATGGGCCCGGCGAATCCGATCGCCAGCAACAGCACGGCGGAAGGCAAAGCGCAGAACCGTCGCGTTGAGATCACCTTAAGCCCGATTCAGTAA
- a CDS encoding molybdopterin guanine dinucleotide-containing S/N-oxide reductase, whose translation MLVETDGETVLSSRGALPTTYPNSLQTAVRDQVHSKTRVRWPMVRKGFLASPDNPQGVRGQDEFVRVSWDEALTLIDAQHKRIRQSYGPSSIFAGSYGWRSNGVLHKAATLLQRYMSLAGGYTGHLGDYSTGAAQAIMPYVVGGNEVYQQQTSWPLVLEHSEVVVLWSANPLNTLKIAWNASDEQGIPYFDALRKSGKRLICIDPMRSETMDFFGERAEWIAPHMGTDVAMMLGIAHTLVENGWQDEAFLARCTSGYEKFADYLLGTTDGIAKTAEWAADICGVPADKIRELAALFHNNTTMLMAGWGMQRQQFGEQKHWMLVTLAAMLGQIGTPGGGFGLSYHFANGGNPTRRAAVLASMQGSVKGGTDAVDKIPVARIVEALENPGGFYQHNGLDRHFPDIRFVWWAGGANFTHHQDTNRLIRAWQKPELVVISECFWTAAAKHADIVLPATTSFERNDMTMTGDYSNQHMVPMKRVVAPRDEARDDLDVFAELSERWEPGGGERFTEGKTDLEWLETFYEIAGQRGAAQGVTLAPFAEFWEANDIVEMPESEVNARFVRFADFRRDPEGHPLKTESGKIVIYSERIASFQYADCPPHPMWLAPDEWHGNAEPGQLQILSAHPAHRLHSQLNYSSLREQYAVAGREPVTLHPDDASARGIADGDVVRVWNHRGQVLAGAVVSEGIKPGVICIHQGAWPDLDPDNDGICKNGAVNVLTKDLPSSKLGNGCAGNTALAWLEKYQGPALTLTAFDPPASS comes from the coding sequence ATGCTGGTCGAGACCGACGGCGAGACGGTGCTGTCATCCCGCGGCGCGTTGCCGACAACCTATCCCAACTCCCTGCAGACCGCGGTGCGCGACCAGGTGCACAGCAAAACCCGCGTGCGCTGGCCGATGGTGCGTAAGGGGTTTCTCGCCTCGCCGGATAATCCGCAGGGGGTGCGTGGGCAGGATGAGTTTGTGCGCGTCAGCTGGGATGAGGCGCTGACGCTTATCGATGCGCAGCATAAACGCATTCGCCAGAGCTATGGCCCATCGTCCATTTTCGCCGGTTCGTACGGCTGGCGTTCCAATGGCGTGCTGCACAAAGCCGCAACCCTGCTTCAGCGCTATATGAGCCTGGCGGGCGGCTATACCGGCCATCTGGGGGACTACTCCACCGGTGCGGCGCAGGCCATCATGCCGTATGTGGTGGGCGGCAACGAAGTGTATCAGCAGCAGACCAGCTGGCCGCTGGTGCTGGAGCACAGCGAGGTGGTGGTGCTCTGGAGCGCCAACCCGCTCAACACCCTTAAGATCGCCTGGAACGCCAGCGACGAGCAGGGCATCCCCTATTTCGACGCGCTGCGTAAAAGCGGCAAGCGCCTGATCTGCATCGATCCGATGCGCTCCGAAACCATGGATTTCTTTGGCGAGCGCGCCGAGTGGATCGCCCCGCATATGGGCACCGATGTGGCGATGATGCTCGGCATCGCCCATACGCTGGTTGAGAATGGCTGGCAGGATGAGGCGTTTCTTGCCCGCTGTACCTCCGGGTATGAAAAATTTGCTGACTACCTGCTTGGAACGACGGACGGTATCGCCAAAACCGCCGAGTGGGCCGCCGACATTTGTGGCGTTCCGGCAGATAAAATTCGTGAACTGGCGGCGTTATTCCACAATAACACCACCATGCTGATGGCGGGGTGGGGGATGCAGCGCCAGCAGTTTGGTGAGCAAAAACACTGGATGCTGGTCACCCTCGCGGCGATGCTCGGCCAGATTGGTACGCCGGGTGGCGGCTTTGGCCTGTCGTATCACTTTGCTAATGGCGGTAACCCGACGCGTCGGGCGGCGGTGCTGGCCTCGATGCAGGGTTCGGTCAAGGGCGGTACCGACGCGGTGGATAAGATCCCGGTCGCCCGCATTGTGGAAGCCCTGGAAAATCCCGGCGGTTTTTATCAGCACAACGGCCTGGATCGCCACTTCCCGGATATCCGCTTTGTCTGGTGGGCAGGCGGGGCTAACTTTACCCATCATCAGGATACCAACCGCCTGATCCGCGCCTGGCAAAAACCGGAGCTGGTGGTAATCTCCGAATGTTTCTGGACGGCGGCGGCGAAGCATGCCGATATCGTGCTGCCGGCGACCACCTCGTTTGAACGCAACGACATGACCATGACCGGCGACTACAGCAACCAGCATATGGTGCCGATGAAGCGGGTTGTGGCGCCGCGCGATGAAGCGCGTGACGATCTTGATGTGTTTGCCGAGCTGAGCGAGCGCTGGGAGCCGGGCGGCGGCGAGCGTTTCACCGAAGGTAAAACCGATCTGGAGTGGCTGGAGACGTTCTATGAGATTGCCGGGCAGCGCGGCGCGGCACAGGGAGTGACCTTAGCACCCTTCGCCGAGTTCTGGGAAGCCAATGATATCGTCGAAATGCCGGAATCTGAGGTGAACGCCAGATTCGTGCGCTTCGCGGATTTCCGTCGCGATCCCGAGGGCCATCCGCTTAAAACCGAGAGCGGCAAAATCGTGATTTACTCCGAGCGGATCGCCAGCTTCCAGTATGCCGACTGTCCGCCGCACCCGATGTGGCTGGCGCCGGACGAGTGGCATGGCAATGCTGAGCCGGGGCAGTTACAAATTCTCTCTGCCCATCCGGCGCATCGTCTGCACAGCCAGTTGAACTACTCCTCACTGCGCGAGCAGTATGCGGTGGCCGGACGCGAGCCGGTGACGCTCCACCCGGATGACGCCAGCGCGCGCGGTATTGCCGATGGCGACGTGGTCCGCGTCTGGAACCATCGCGGGCAGGTCCTGGCAGGCGCGGTGGTCAGCGAGGGCATCAAGCCGGGGGTGATCTGCATTCATCAGGGGGCATGGCCGGATCTGGATCCTGATAACGACGGGATTTGTAAGAACGGGGCGGTCAACGTGCTGACCAAAGATCTCCCCAGCTCGAAGCTGGGGAATGGCTGCGCGGGAAATACTGCGCTGGCGTGGCTGGAAAAATATCAGGGGCCGGCGCTTACGCTGACGGCGTTTGATCCGCCTGCCAGCTCATAA
- a CDS encoding N-acetyltransferase produces the protein MIRKWLNDDVEPLLTLWLESTTVAHPFIDAQYWLESKAVVREVYLPSAETWVWEEKGQLRGFISVMESRFIGALFVDPAFAGKGIGHALIKHVQQRYPSLSLEVYQKNNRAVNFYHAQGFRIEDSAWQEDTQHPTWLMSWQADQTPSA, from the coding sequence ATGATCCGCAAATGGCTCAATGACGATGTCGAGCCCCTGCTGACACTCTGGCTGGAGAGCACCACCGTCGCCCATCCCTTTATCGATGCGCAATACTGGCTGGAGAGCAAAGCGGTGGTGCGAGAGGTTTACCTGCCGTCGGCCGAGACATGGGTATGGGAAGAGAAAGGCCAGCTTCGCGGGTTTATCAGCGTGATGGAATCCCGGTTTATCGGCGCGCTGTTTGTCGATCCGGCCTTTGCGGGCAAAGGGATCGGGCATGCGCTGATAAAACATGTTCAGCAGCGCTACCCCTCTTTAAGTCTCGAGGTCTACCAGAAGAACAATCGGGCGGTGAATTTCTACCACGCTCAGGGCTTTCGCATTGAAGACAGCGCCTGGCAGGAAGATACCCAACACCCGACCTGGCTTATGAGCTGGCAGGCGGATCAAACGCCGTCAGCGTAA
- the tag gene encoding DNA-3-methyladenine glycosylase I, with protein sequence MQRCGWVSQDPLYIAYHDQEWGVPETDGKHLFEMICLEGQQAGLSWITVLKKRENYRQAFHQFDPVLVAGMTSADVDRLVLDAGIIRHRGKIEAIIGNARAYLAMEENGERFSDFVWSFVDNIPQVTQAATLAEIPTSTPASDALSKALKKRGFKFVGTTICYSFMQACGLVNDHVTACHCHPGGQHDPQMAQ encoded by the coding sequence ATGCAACGTTGTGGCTGGGTTAGCCAGGATCCGCTTTATATCGCCTATCACGATCAAGAGTGGGGCGTACCGGAAACTGACGGAAAGCATTTATTCGAGATGATCTGTCTCGAAGGTCAGCAGGCCGGTTTATCCTGGATCACCGTGCTTAAAAAACGGGAAAACTATCGTCAGGCCTTTCACCAGTTTGATCCGGTCCTTGTCGCCGGGATGACCTCTGCCGATGTCGACAGGTTAGTGCTGGACGCGGGGATTATCCGCCATCGCGGCAAAATCGAAGCCATTATCGGCAACGCCCGGGCCTATCTGGCGATGGAAGAGAACGGCGAGCGCTTTTCCGATTTCGTCTGGTCTTTTGTCGATAACATCCCGCAGGTGACCCAGGCGGCGACGCTTGCAGAGATCCCCACCTCTACGCCAGCCTCAGATGCCCTGTCGAAGGCGCTGAAAAAGCGCGGCTTTAAATTCGTGGGCACCACCATCTGTTACTCCTTTATGCAGGCCTGCGGGCTGGTCAACGATCACGTCACCGCCTGCCACTGTCACCCCGGAGGTCAACATGATCCGCAAATGGCTCAATGA
- a CDS encoding autotransporter domain-containing protein, with the protein MMIKNISGRHAVTGMASLLACLISGNTANAWQQEYIVSDTKSNTTERYTWDDDHQPRYEDILKERILSSQNTPGLALNLPDSSPVEATSSMSVGWSIPVARRFTTGPVAAWHYDGSTPNMYNEFGDSVNTQSLIDPLWHASVSTLGWRVDTRVGDVRPWAQISYNQQFGDNQWKMQSGLGRLVPSTQYGNWMDVTVGADMLINPHMAAYASMSQAENMTTGEDYLYTLGVSARF; encoded by the coding sequence ATGATGATAAAAAATATCAGTGGCCGCCATGCCGTGACAGGTATGGCGAGCTTGTTGGCCTGTCTGATTTCAGGCAACACAGCAAACGCCTGGCAACAGGAATATATCGTTTCGGATACAAAAAGTAATACCACCGAGCGTTATACATGGGACGACGATCACCAACCGCGGTATGAGGACATTCTCAAAGAGCGGATCCTCTCCTCGCAGAATACGCCCGGTTTAGCGCTGAATTTACCTGATTCCTCTCCTGTGGAGGCTACCAGCTCAATGAGTGTGGGCTGGAGTATTCCCGTGGCCCGCCGTTTCACGACCGGACCGGTTGCCGCCTGGCACTATGACGGCTCCACGCCCAATATGTACAACGAGTTTGGCGATAGCGTGAACACGCAGTCGCTGATCGACCCGCTGTGGCACGCCAGCGTAAGTACGCTCGGCTGGCGCGTGGATACGCGCGTGGGCGATGTGCGACCGTGGGCGCAAATCAGTTATAACCAGCAGTTCGGTGATAATCAGTGGAAAATGCAGTCCGGCCTGGGACGCCTGGTGCCGTCCACCCAATACGGTAACTGGATGGATGTCACCGTCGGGGCCGATATGCTGATCAATCCTCATATGGCGGCCTATGCCTCGATGTCGCAGGCTGAAAATATGACCACCGGCGAGGATTACCTTTATACCCTCGGCGTCAGCGCCAGGTTCTGA
- a CDS encoding L-lactate MFS transporter produces the protein MNTSTYNRTRWLTLFGTIVTQFALGSVYTWSLFNSALSDKLNAPISQVAFSFGLLSLGLALSSSIAGKLQERFGVKRVTMASGVLLGLGFFLTAYSNNLMMLWLSAGVLVGLADGAGYLLTLSNCVKWFPERKGLISAFAIGSYGLGSLGFKFIDSQLLATVGLEKTFMIWGAIVLVMILFGATLMKDAPQQEVQTVNGVVENDFTLAQSMRKPQYWMLAVMFLTACMSGLYVIGVAKDIAQGMVKLDAATAANAVTIISIANLSGRLVLGILSDKIARIRVITLGQVVSLVGMAALLFAPLNEVTFFAAIACVAFNFGGTITVFPSLVSEFFGLNNLAKNYGVIYLGFGIGSICGSLIASLFGGFYVTFCVIFALLILSLALSTTIRQPQREVLQQAHA, from the coding sequence ATGAACACTTCAACTTACAACCGCACCCGCTGGCTGACCCTCTTCGGTACTATCGTGACCCAGTTCGCTCTGGGGTCGGTCTATACCTGGAGCCTGTTTAACAGCGCTCTTTCCGACAAACTCAATGCCCCGATAAGCCAGGTGGCTTTCTCCTTTGGTTTGCTGAGCCTGGGCCTGGCGCTCTCTTCGTCCATCGCCGGTAAATTACAGGAACGCTTCGGCGTGAAGCGCGTCACGATGGCTTCCGGTGTGTTGCTGGGGCTGGGCTTCTTCCTGACCGCCTATTCCAACAATCTGATGATGCTGTGGCTGAGCGCCGGGGTGCTGGTCGGGCTGGCGGATGGTGCAGGCTATCTCTTAACCCTGTCGAACTGTGTGAAATGGTTCCCGGAGCGTAAAGGGCTGATCTCCGCCTTTGCCATCGGTTCTTATGGCCTTGGCAGCCTGGGCTTCAAATTTATCGACAGCCAGTTACTCGCCACCGTCGGCCTTGAAAAGACCTTTATGATCTGGGGCGCAATCGTGCTGGTGATGATCCTGTTTGGCGCTACCCTGATGAAAGATGCGCCGCAGCAGGAGGTGCAGACGGTCAATGGCGTTGTCGAGAATGACTTTACGCTGGCCCAGTCGATGCGTAAGCCGCAGTACTGGATGCTGGCTGTGATGTTCCTGACGGCCTGCATGAGCGGTCTGTATGTGATTGGCGTAGCGAAAGATATCGCCCAGGGGATGGTAAAACTGGATGCGGCAACAGCGGCCAACGCGGTAACCATTATCTCTATCGCCAACCTCTCTGGTCGCCTGGTGCTGGGGATCCTCTCCGATAAAATTGCCCGTATCCGTGTCATTACCCTCGGCCAGGTGGTTTCCCTGGTGGGAATGGCGGCTCTGCTTTTCGCCCCGCTCAACGAAGTGACCTTCTTTGCGGCTATCGCCTGCGTCGCGTTTAACTTCGGCGGCACCATCACCGTCTTCCCGTCGCTGGTCAGTGAGTTCTTCGGCCTGAATAATCTGGCGAAAAACTATGGCGTTATTTATTTAGGTTTTGGTATCGGCAGTATTTGCGGTTCGCTTATTGCTTCGCTGTTCGGCGGTTTTTATGTGACTTTCTGCGTAATATTCGCCTTACTTATCCTGTCTCTGGCCCTGTCTACCACTATTCGCCAGCCGCAGCGTGAAGTGTTGCAACAAGCGCATGCTTGA
- the eptB gene encoding kdo(2)-lipid A phosphoethanolamine 7''-transferase, producing the protein MKYIKAMTQQKLSFLLALYIGLFMNGAVFFRRFDGYAQDFTAWKGIAAVVELVATVLVTFFLLRLLSLFGRRVWRVLATLVVLCSAGASYYMTFMNVVIGYGIIASVMTTDIDLSKEVVGLHFILWLVCVSILPLLLIWNNRCRYTLLRQLRTPGQRTRSAAVVVLAGLMVWGPIRLLDLQQKNVERTSGVDMPSYGGVVANSYLPSNWISALGLYAWAQVDESSDNKSLLNPAKKFTYQAPSDLDDTYVVFIIGETTRWDHMGILGYERDTTPKLAQEKNLVAFRGYSCDTATKLSLRCMFVREGGASDNPQRTLKEQNVFSVLRQLGFTSDLYAMQSEMWFYSNTMANNIAYREQIGAEPRNRGKSVDDMLLIDEMQRSLESNPNGKHLIILHTKGSHFNYTQRYPRSFAKWTPECKGVDKDCSKQQLINSYDNSVTYVDHFIDSVIDQLRDKKAIVFYAADHGESINEKEHLHGTPRKMAPPEQFRVPMMVWMSDKYLENPEKAKMFAHLKAQADMKVARRHVELYDTILGCLGYTSPDGGINENNNWCKVPDSAAKAAK; encoded by the coding sequence ATGAAATATATCAAAGCGATGACGCAACAAAAGCTCAGCTTTTTACTTGCGTTGTACATCGGTCTGTTTATGAATGGCGCGGTTTTTTTCCGTCGGTTTGACGGTTACGCGCAAGACTTTACCGCCTGGAAAGGAATCGCTGCGGTCGTTGAATTGGTTGCTACTGTACTGGTTACCTTCTTTTTACTGCGTTTGCTGTCGCTGTTTGGCCGCCGTGTCTGGCGGGTACTCGCCACGCTGGTGGTGCTGTGCTCGGCAGGTGCCAGCTATTACATGACCTTTATGAACGTGGTGATCGGCTACGGCATTATTGCTTCGGTGATGACCACAGATATCGACCTCTCGAAAGAGGTGGTCGGTTTACACTTTATTCTCTGGCTGGTTTGCGTCAGCATCCTGCCGCTACTGCTTATCTGGAACAACCGCTGCCGCTATACGTTGTTGCGCCAGCTGCGTACCCCCGGACAGCGCACCAGAAGCGCTGCGGTGGTGGTGCTGGCAGGCTTAATGGTCTGGGGACCTATCCGCCTGCTGGATTTACAGCAGAAGAATGTCGAGCGTACCTCCGGCGTGGATATGCCGAGCTATGGCGGCGTGGTGGCGAACTCCTATCTGCCTTCAAACTGGATCTCCGCGCTGGGGTTATACGCCTGGGCGCAGGTGGATGAATCTTCCGACAATAAATCGCTGTTGAATCCGGCGAAGAAATTCACCTATCAGGCGCCTTCGGATCTGGATGACACCTACGTTGTCTTCATTATCGGTGAAACCACGCGCTGGGATCACATGGGCATTCTGGGCTATGAGCGGGATACCACACCGAAACTGGCGCAGGAGAAAAACCTTGTCGCCTTCCGCGGTTACTCCTGCGATACCGCGACCAAACTCTCGTTGCGCTGCATGTTCGTGCGTGAGGGCGGGGCGAGCGATAACCCACAGCGAACGCTGAAAGAGCAGAACGTTTTCTCAGTGCTGCGTCAGTTGGGCTTTACCTCCGACCTCTATGCGATGCAGAGCGAGATGTGGTTCTACAGCAATACCATGGCCAACAACATTGCCTACCGTGAACAGATTGGCGCTGAGCCGCGTAACCGCGGTAAAAGCGTGGACGACATGCTGCTGATCGACGAGATGCAACGCTCGCTGGAGAGCAACCCGAACGGTAAACATCTGATTATCCTGCATACCAAAGGGTCGCACTTTAACTATACCCAGCGTTATCCGCGTAGCTTTGCGAAATGGACGCCGGAGTGTAAAGGCGTGGATAAAGACTGCAGTAAACAGCAGCTGATCAACTCTTACGACAACTCGGTGACCTATGTGGATCACTTTATCGACAGCGTGATTGACCAGCTGCGCGATAAGAAAGCCATTGTTTTCTATGCCGCCGACCACGGTGAGTCGATTAACGAGAAAGAGCACCTGCATGGTACGCCGCGCAAGATGGCCCCGCCGGAGCAGTTCCGCGTACCGATGATGGTGTGGATGTCTGATAAGTATCTGGAGAACCCGGAGAAAGCCAAAATGTTTGCGCATCTTAAAGCGCAGGCGGATATGAAGGTGGCTCGTCGTCATGTGGAACTGTACGACACCATTCTCGGTTGCCTCGGTTACACCTCGCCGGACGGCGGGATTAACGAGAATAACAACTGGTGTAAAGTGCCGGACAGCGCCGCGAAAGCCGCAAAGTAA
- the dppA gene encoding dipeptide ABC transporter periplasmic-binding protein DppA, whose product MSISLKKSGMLKLGLSLVAMTVAASVQAKTLVYCSEGSPEGFNPQLFTSGTTYDASSVPIYNRLVEFKTGTTEVIPGLAEKWDISEDGKTYTFHLRPGVKWQDSKEFKPTRDFNADDVVFSFDRQKNAQNPYHKVSGGSYEYFEGMGLPDLISEIKKVDDNTVQFVLTRPEAPFLADLAMDFASILSKEYADNMLKAGTPEKVDLNPIGTGPFQLLQYQKDSRILYKAFEGYWGTKPQIDRLVFSITPDASVRYAKLQKNECQVMPYPNPADIARMKQDKNINLMEQAGLNVGYLSFNTEKKPFDDVKVRQALTYAVNKEAIIKAVYQGAGVAAKNLIPPTMWGYNDDVKDYTYDVEKAKALLKEAGQDKGFTVELWAMPVQRPYNPNARRMAEMVQADWAKIGVQAKIVTYEWGEYLKRAKAGEHQAVMMGWTGDNGDPDNFFATLFSCAAAKDGSNYSRWCYKPFEDLIQPARAAEDHNKRIELYKQAQVVMHEQAPALIVAHSTVYEPVRKEVKGYVVDPLGKHHFENVSVE is encoded by the coding sequence ATGAGTATTTCCTTGAAGAAGTCAGGGATGCTGAAGCTTGGTCTGAGCCTGGTAGCCATGACTGTCGCAGCAAGCGTACAGGCAAAAACCCTGGTCTACTGTTCTGAAGGCTCGCCGGAAGGCTTTAACCCACAGCTCTTTACCTCTGGTACAACGTACGACGCAAGCTCTGTACCTATCTATAACCGTCTGGTTGAATTCAAAACCGGTACTACGGAAGTTATTCCGGGTCTGGCAGAGAAGTGGGACATCAGCGAAGACGGCAAGACCTACACCTTCCACCTGCGCCCGGGCGTGAAGTGGCAGGACAGCAAAGAATTTAAACCTACGCGCGACTTTAACGCCGACGACGTGGTGTTCTCCTTTGACCGTCAGAAAAATGCCCAGAACCCGTACCACAAAGTATCCGGCGGCAGCTATGAATACTTTGAAGGGATGGGTCTGCCGGATCTGATCAGCGAAATCAAAAAAGTGGACGACAACACCGTTCAGTTCGTGCTGACCCGTCCGGAAGCGCCATTCCTGGCTGACCTGGCCATGGACTTCGCCTCTATTCTCTCTAAAGAGTATGCGGACAACATGCTGAAAGCTGGCACCCCGGAGAAAGTTGACCTGAACCCAATCGGTACCGGTCCGTTCCAGCTGCTGCAGTATCAGAAAGACTCCCGCATTCTTTACAAAGCGTTTGAAGGTTACTGGGGCACCAAGCCGCAGATCGACCGTCTGGTCTTCTCCATCACGCCTGACGCCTCCGTGCGTTACGCCAAGCTGCAGAAGAACGAGTGCCAGGTTATGCCGTACCCGAACCCGGCTGACATCGCGCGCATGAAGCAGGATAAAAACATCAACCTGATGGAGCAGGCGGGTCTGAACGTCGGCTATCTCTCCTTCAACACCGAGAAGAAACCGTTTGATGACGTGAAAGTACGTCAGGCGCTGACCTACGCGGTGAACAAAGAAGCGATCATCAAGGCCGTTTATCAGGGCGCTGGCGTTGCCGCGAAGAACCTGATCCCACCAACCATGTGGGGCTACAACGACGACGTTAAGGATTACACCTATGACGTTGAGAAAGCGAAAGCGCTGCTGAAAGAAGCGGGCCAGGATAAAGGCTTTACCGTTGAGCTGTGGGCGATGCCAGTACAGCGTCCTTACAACCCGAACGCGCGCCGTATGGCAGAAATGGTTCAGGCTGACTGGGCGAAAATCGGCGTTCAGGCCAAGATCGTGACCTACGAGTGGGGCGAGTACCTCAAGCGTGCTAAAGCGGGTGAGCACCAGGCTGTGATGATGGGCTGGACCGGTGACAACGGGGATCCGGATAACTTCTTCGCGACCCTGTTCAGCTGCGCCGCGGCGAAAGATGGTTCTAACTACTCTCGCTGGTGCTACAAGCCGTTTGAAGATCTGATTCAGCCGGCGCGTGCCGCAGAAGATCACAACAAGCGTATCGAACTGTACAAACAGGCTCAGGTTGTCATGCATGAGCAGGCGCCAGCGCTGATCGTGGCTCACTCAACCGTGTACGAACCAGTGCGTAAAGAAGTTAAAGGCTATGTGGTTGATCCACTGGGCAAACACCACTTCGAAAACGTCTCTGTTGAATAA